In the Nocardioides panaciterrulae genome, CCGCCGCAAGGGCGAGGAGATCGCCCAGCTCGGCCCCGGCGAGATCATGGGCGAGGCCGCGATCGTGAACCACTCGCTGCGCACCGCCTCGATCGTCGCGCTCACCCCGCTGGAGCTGGTGCACTTCACCGATCAGGCCGTACGGCGCCTCTGCGACGAGATGCCGGCGTTCGCCGAGGCGCTGCGCACGGCCGCCGACGAGCGGCTCAACCCGACCCGGTGAACCCGCCGCGGTGAGTGCGGTGAATCCCCGGGCGGCCGAGGGGGACGGCCGGTTCGGCGACGTTCCGAGCGACGTTTACGGCCGCGGGGCGAGCGACGGGCCCGGCGGCGCGGATCAGCCCGTCGAGCTGCCCGACCTCGCCGACGCGCTGGTGGTCGTGGAGGACTTCCTGCTCGGCGATCAGCCCAGTCTGACCCGGCTGCAGGTTGCCGAGCGCGCGGGGGTATCGCTGGCGGTGGCCGAGCAGATGTGGCGGCTGCTGGGCTTCCCCAACCAGGACGACGACAGCGTCGCGTTCACGCCGGCCGACGTCGAGGCGCTGCGGCTCGCGCAGGACCTGACGGAGCTGGGCATCCTCGGTCCCGACTCGCAGGCCGCGCTGGTGCGCACCTGGGGGCGCAGCTTCGCTCGGCTCGCCGAGTGGCAGACCAGTCTGCTCGCCGACGTGGCGGTCGAGGGGCCGGACCCGCAGCAGCGGCTCACCGAGCTCGCCGGCTCGGTGCTGCCCCGCGTGGAGAAGCTCCAGAGCTACGTGTGGCGCCGCCACCTGGCCAGTGCGACCAGCCGGATGCTCACCGTCGACTCCACCGGCTCCTCGGTCACCCAGCAGGCGGTCTGCTTCGTCGACATCGTCGGCTACACCTCGCAGAGCAAGAACCTCACCGAGCGCGAGCTGGTCGACTGGCTCGAGCCCTTCGAGGACGCGGCGACCGGGCTGGTCGTCGACCACGGCGGCCGGATCATCAAGACCATCGGCGACGAGGTGCTGTTCGTCGCCGATGACGCCGCCGCGGCCGCCGACGTCGCGCTGGCGATGACCGCGCGGGGAGCCGATCCGGAGGACCGGCTGCCGCAGGTGCGCGCCGGCCTCGCCTACGGCGAGGTCGTGAGCCGGCTCGGCGACGTCTTCGGGCCCACCGTCAACGTCGCGGCCCGGCTGACCTCCGTGGCCCGGCCCGGCACGGTGCTCGTCGACCGAGGCGCCTACGAGGCGCTCTCGGGCCGGGTCGGGGACGACGAGTCGGCCGGGCCCGACGACGAGGGCGCGGACTCGGCGTACTCCTTCCGGCGGACGCGGCGCACCCCGGTCAAGGGCTACTCCCGGCTCCAGCCCTGGGTGTTGCGCCGCCGCTGACCCGATCGACGAAACGGTGGCTGAGCCACCGCGCGGATCTGGCGCGTGGAGTCGTGGAGCCTCCTACCGGCACGCCGTGGACCCGGTTCCGGGGCTCCGCCCGAGCCTCGGGAAACGCAACGAGCCCCGATCCGGCTCCTGAGGAGTCCGATCGGGGCTCGGGGGCGGCGCCGGCGGGTTTCCCGCACCATTTCCGCCGTAGAAAATTGAAGCGCCCGGCCGTTGTCGACGGGGGACACAACAACGACCGGGCGAGTGAAATCTACGGGACGGGGAGTGGTCACACAATCCCCGAGGTCGATTTTCTGGGTGATCTCGGACAAGTTGGGGATATCAGCGGATCGTGACCTGCCGGTTCGCCAGGCCGTTGCGGGCCGCGCGCTGCTCTGAGGTGAGCGGGCTCTCATCGGCGAGCGCCTCGGCGAGGTCGGCGGCGAACCGCTCCGCCGGCTCCTCCAGCGCCTCCGGGCCGGTGCCGACCGGGAGGTCCCAGACCGGGGCCAGCAGCCCGTGGGCCCGGAACATGCCGACGAACCGCGAGCCGGGCGCCAGGTCGTCCCGCCCGGCCGCGTGCAGGCGGGCC is a window encoding:
- a CDS encoding cyclic nucleotide-binding domain-containing protein — protein: MAVSFFDSFSPQEVARICAAGTAVKVPAGWSPIWEKTPADKAYILLQGTVSVRRKGEEIAQLGPGEIMGEAAIVNHSLRTASIVALTPLELVHFTDQAVRRLCDEMPAFAEALRTAADERLNPTR
- a CDS encoding adenylate/guanylate cyclase domain-containing protein; translated protein: MNPRAAEGDGRFGDVPSDVYGRGASDGPGGADQPVELPDLADALVVVEDFLLGDQPSLTRLQVAERAGVSLAVAEQMWRLLGFPNQDDDSVAFTPADVEALRLAQDLTELGILGPDSQAALVRTWGRSFARLAEWQTSLLADVAVEGPDPQQRLTELAGSVLPRVEKLQSYVWRRHLASATSRMLTVDSTGSSVTQQAVCFVDIVGYTSQSKNLTERELVDWLEPFEDAATGLVVDHGGRIIKTIGDEVLFVADDAAAAADVALAMTARGADPEDRLPQVRAGLAYGEVVSRLGDVFGPTVNVAARLTSVARPGTVLVDRGAYEALSGRVGDDESAGPDDEGADSAYSFRRTRRTPVKGYSRLQPWVLRRR